Proteins co-encoded in one Candidatus Angelobacter sp. genomic window:
- a CDS encoding aminodeoxychorismate/anthranilate synthase component II, which produces MVLVIDNYDSFTYNLVQYLGEMSAELQVHRNDQITLRQLHELKPDRILISPGPCSPKESGLSNDIIREFGKTTPTFGVCLGHQCIGHTFGASVVVNYRMMHGKTSPIRHNGKDLFEGMPNPFNATRYHSLVIQRDTLPDFLEVTAETDEGEIMGIKHRDYPIWGVQFHPESILTENGRTILRNFLQLKAPKS; this is translated from the coding sequence ATGGTGCTCGTCATCGACAATTACGACTCGTTCACCTACAACCTCGTGCAATATCTCGGCGAGATGAGCGCGGAACTGCAGGTGCACCGCAACGACCAGATCACTCTGCGACAACTTCACGAATTGAAGCCGGACCGCATTTTGATTTCGCCGGGGCCGTGTTCGCCGAAGGAATCCGGCCTTTCCAACGACATCATTCGCGAGTTTGGAAAGACCACACCGACGTTCGGCGTCTGTCTCGGGCATCAATGCATCGGCCACACGTTCGGCGCTTCGGTGGTGGTGAACTATCGAATGATGCATGGCAAGACGTCACCGATCCGGCACAATGGAAAGGACCTGTTTGAGGGGATGCCGAATCCGTTCAACGCGACTCGCTATCATTCGCTCGTCATCCAACGCGATACGCTGCCGGATTTTCTGGAGGTGACAGCCGAGACGGACGAGGGGGAAATCATGGGAATCAAGCACCGCGATTATCCGATCTGGGGCGTACAGTTTCACCCGGAGAGCATCCTGACGGAGAACGGGCGGACGATTTTAAGAAATTTTTTGCAGTTGAAGGCGCCGAAGAGTTAA